A genome region from Scleropages formosus chromosome 6, fSclFor1.1, whole genome shotgun sequence includes the following:
- the znf462 gene encoding zinc finger protein 462 isoform X3, producing the protein MEVLQCDGCDFRAESYDDLKAHIQDVHTAFLQPTAVSDSFSHMEDEEDLAPLNCEYGSPSEQSGQHSFDSGHFSDSNQIKYTLSANMLTKPANHFFQCKFCVRYFRSKALLNEHTRKVHGILGGTSLSDRCSPGSQTSKQSNYRIPMHDGFGKVFSCQYCTYKSPRRARILKHQKMYHKGSMLSSSASPPENVTESCSSEMPSEELCSDLPGEVVDRSVLESMVKPLTKSRGNFSCEWCSYQTFRRERWCDHMMKKHRNMVKIMSAVHQHQEEGESAGSLRSDSPSSPRSTTNSNILSDSLNGNENSSVNRGASGNTVLNLTSGQTNKISCYQYSQAKSKVPNSTASSVLSERSTFVMSDISNSDMDIDTNITVNDSQSSSDDELVDLDDANTTSSVLNEDSAKLLLSEEDNKMLETKGIPFRRYMNRFQCPFCSFLTMHRRSISRHIENIHLSGKTTVYKCDECPFICTSLLKLGTHKQFHIEGSPDWDHVDLQNESPDVQQEVSEPVNGESVITKINGKNTGNEVNQQNPHRCTLCTFSTTTLKGLRVHQQHKHSYCDNMHTSNLEASLNEQQDSESETNNSSNFVQKTQTSILGFSSKKHSVNKSARKSINDLPLDLSPAKKRTRIDEIANNLQSRICQSKQLEDTVINLEEIYDGEEEDENNAETGVCEGTESAQTEQGNHYQKQKIYMNESVDSQRDSIMAPRKHSLQSKFSSRHIPAQVIISDDEENENDIGVSTESKTLQDRGSQDSRDAFQDNLDYSEDAGMLFYCKHCEYHNKSARSVSTHYQRMHPYIKFSFRYILDPEDQSAVFRCLECYVEYTNFDELNQHYMDHHPEAINVLNFNQSDLVYRCRFCSYTSPNVRSLMPHYQRMHPTVKINNAMIFSSYVVEQSQKGAESQTLREILNSGPKSFCTSTSVYTSSVQSSPVHRSLSKMQESNTEAEGLKETMDNSIVVYDCDICSFASPNVHSVLVHYQKKHPEQKASYFRIQKTMRLISMDRCQTSTNKSYGLNVPNISKNSSLVPFEVDEEIYYCKHCVYSNRSVVGVLVHYQKRHPEIKVTAKYIKHAPPSPGLMKLMDELQIAPPKQFLNQFSNGIDVSSASYPGPGGDKGEVEMLFFCQHCDYGNRTVKGVLIHYQKKHKDVKANADLVRKHTAVVRSQRERAQMVQSGNMSGIPSTYDLDKTKALRSLKCRHCSYTSPYVYALKKHLKKDHPTVKATAMTILHWAYEDGILEAGYHCEWCIYSHAEPSGLLMHYQRRHPEHNVDYTYMASKLWAGPNATSSQQVENLDSKLYQCRDCAFEACSIWDITNHYQAVHPWVIKGNDSVLLDIIRGNQTAEQMRSPTDKGPVTGSSPYNNNHLVHDEESFDITGQSAEVVPQLSFASTSISNNPYQCTVCLSEYNSLHGLLTHYGKKHPGMKVKAADFAQEADINPGSVYKCRHCPYVNSRIHGVLTHYQKRHPLVKVTAEDFADDIEQVIDINEGEEKSKSQRQGYGAYRCKMCPYTHGTLEKLKIHYEKYHNQPASDMFAPSLVNINKDDTVAECSSTSVDEVQDITDFQLALAEFPIDKGEKHAVFKCQLCKYFCSTRKGIARHYRIKHNNVRAQPEGKNNVFKCALCSYTNPIRKGLAAHYQKRHDIDAYYTHCLAASKTFGEKPNKVVVPVSSQASGPILSEELRLAVERRKCSICTFQTFSKKSIISHYIKRHPGVFPKRQHSSKLGRYFTVVFAQEPEKQIPVEKENHTEEKLEEEVEGDMEWLPFKCLKCFKLSFNTAELLCMHYTDYHSQKFKRDFTTLLGPTQEEGTECYECSHCELKFLALQELSTHLTNHNEEFQKRVIREERIRQLLSKPNAPEHLEAKVEKINNESHKVPIGYRCNFCVEVHPTLRAICNHLRKHVQYGEVKAGHMKQELIEDTLTIPGESVMNLNVANGAGKDPGLVETSIAVAPVHIPSPNVAAAPVGSGQEPGGVAEGRPRLGSTHSCSQCGRVFMSTQGLRSHERSHSATALFSRDDKYSCQYCQFASPFRHNHHLGP; encoded by the exons ATGGAGGTGCTACAGTGCGATGGTTGTGACTTCCGGGCAGAATCATATGATGACCTAAAGGCACACATTCAGGATGTCCACACAGCTTTCCTGCAGCCCACAGCAGTCAGTGATTCTTTCAGCCACATGGAAGATGAAGAGGATCTTGCTCCTTTAAACTGTGAATATGGATCACCCAGTGAACAATCAG gCCAACATTCCTTTGACTCTGGGCACTTTTCAGACTCAAACCAAATTAAATACACTCTATCAGCAAATATGCTGACCAAGCCTGCAAACCATTTTTTCCAGTGCAAGTTCTGTGTTCGCTATTTCAGATCAAAGGCTCTCCTAAATGAACATACCAGGAAAGTGCATGGCATCTTAGGTGGTACTTCACTTAGTGATAGATGTTCACCTGGCTCCCAGACTTCCAAGCAGTCAAATTACAGAATCCCTATGCACGATGGTTTTGGAAAAGTGTTTTCTTGCCAGTATTGCACGTATAAATCTCCACGTCGAGCCAGGATTCTAAAACACCAGAAGATGTATCACAAAGGCAGCATGCTCAGCTCTTCAGCATCTCCACCTGAGAATGTTACAGAGTCTTGCTCTAGTGAAATGCCATCTGAAGAACTCTGCAGTGACCTACCTGGGGAAGTGGTTGACCGTAGTGTTTTGGAATCAATGGTTAAACCTTTGACAAAGTCCCGTGGAAACTTTTCCTGTGAATGGTGTTCTTACCAAACCTTCCGTCGAGAACGGTGGTGCGATCACATGATGAAGAAACATCGCAATATGGTGAAAATAATGTCAGCAGTTCACCAGCATCAAGAGGAAGGGGAAAGTGCTGGTTCCTTAAGGTCTGACTCACCATCCTCACCTAGAAGCACCACCAATTCCAACATCTTATCAGATAGcctaaatggaaatgaaaattcttCAGTGAACAGAGGAGCTTCTGGAAATACTGTACTCAATCTCACTTCTGGGCAAACCAACAAAATTTCATGTTATCAGTATTCACAGGCTAAATCTAAAGTACCAAACAGTACAGCATCATCAGTTTTATCTGAAAGATCAACATTTGTAATGTCAGACATATCAAATTCTGATATGGACATAGACACAAACATCACAGTAAATGATTCCCAAAGTAGCTCAGATGATGAACTTGTGGACTTGGATGATGCAAATACCACAAGCTCTGTACTGAATGAAGATTCTGCAAAACTCCTTCTGTCTGAAGAAGATAATAaaatgctggaaacaaaaggaaTACCATTCAGGAGGTATATGAACAGGTTCCAGTGtcctttttgttcatttctcacCATGCATCGGCGGAGCATATCTCGTCACATTGAAAACATACACTTATCTGGCAAGACAACTGTGTACAAATGTGACGAATGCCCATTCATTTGCACAAGTCTTCTCAAATTAGGTACTCACAAGCAATTTCACATAGAAGGATCACCAGACTGGGACCATGTAGACTTACAAAATGAAAGCCCTGATGTTCAACAAGAAGTATCAGAACCAGTTAATGGAGAAAGTGTCATCACAAAAATTAATGGCAAAAACACGGGAAATGAAGTCAACCAACAGAATCCTCACCGGTGCACTCTCTGCACATTTTCCACAACTACACTGAAAGGCCTCCGTGTCCACCAACAACACAAGCACTCTTATTGTGACAACATGCACACATCAAATCTTGAAGCATCATTGAATGAGCAGCAGGACTCTGAATCAGAAACAAACAACTcttcaaactttgtacaaaAAACTCAGACATCAATTTTAGGATTTTCATCCAAAAAGcactcagtaaacaaaagtgcaaggAAGTCCATTAATGATCTTCCTTTGGATCTTTCACCAGCTAAGAAAAGGACAAGAATAGATGAAATTGCCAATAACCTTCAAAGCAGGATCTGTCAAAGCAAGCAGCTAGAGGACACAGTAATCAACTTGGAGGAAATTTATGATGGtgaagaggaggatgagaacAATGctgaaacaggtgtgtgtgaagggACAGAAAGTGCTCAAACTGAACAGGGAAACCACtaccaaaagcaaaaaatatatatgaatgaatCGGTGGATTCTCAAAGGGACAGCATAATGGCACCAAGGAAACACAGCCTTCAGTCAAAATTTAGTTCAAGACACATTCCAGCCCAAGTTATTATCTCAGATGATGAGGAAAATGAGAATGATATTGGTGTTTCTACAGAATCAAAAACTCTTCAAGACAGAGGTAGCCAAGACAGCAGAGATGCTTTCCAGGATAATCTTGATTACAGTGAAGATGCTGGAATGCTGTTTTACTGCAAACACTGTGAATACCATAACAAGTCTGCCCGCAGTGTGAGCACTCATTATCAGAGAATGCACCCATATATTAAGTTTAGCTTTAGGTATATTCTTGATCCAGAGGATCAAAGTGCTGTCTTCCGTTGCTTGGAATGCTATGTTGAATACACAAACTTTGATGAACTTAATCAACACTACATGGATCATCACCCTGAGGCCATAAATGTTCTCAACTTCAATCAGTCTGATTTAGTGTACAGGTGCCGTTTTTGCTCATATACCAGTCCGAATGTTCGGAGCTTGATGCCTCATTACCAAAGAATGCATCcaacagtgaaaataaataatgccatgATCTTCTCCAGTTATGTGGTTGAACAGTCTCAGAAAGGTGCTGAATCACAAACTCTGAGAGAAATTTTAAACTCGGGCCCCAAAAGCTTTTGTACTTCAACCAGTGTATATACGTCATCAGTCCAATCTAGTCCTGTTCACAGAAGCCTCTCAAAGATGCAGGAGTCGAACACAGAAGCAGAAGGTCTTAAAGAAACAATGGATAACAGTATTGTGGTCTATGACTGTGACATCTGCTCTTTTGCTAGTCCTAATGTGCACTCTGTATTAGTTCACTATCAAAAGAAGCACCCAGAGCAAAAAGCTTCTTACTTCCGTATTCAAAAAACCATGAGGCTGATCTCCATGGATAGGTGTCAGACTTCAACTAATAAATCTTATGGTCTAAATGTACCTAATATCTCAAAGAACTCAAGTCTGGTTCCTTTTGAAGTCGATGAAGAAATTTACTACTGCAAACACTGTGTCTACAGCAAccgctctgtggtgggtgtTCTCGTACATTACCAAAAGAGGCATCCGGAAATAAAAGTGACTGCCAAATATATCAAGCATGCCCCTCCTTCCCCTGGCTTAATGAAACTCATGGACGAGTTACAAATTGCACCACCGAAGCAGTTTTTAAACCAGTTCAGCAATGGAATAGATGTGTCCAGTGCTTCCTACCCTGGTCCTGGAGGAGACAAAGGGGAGGTAGAAATGCTTTTCTTCTGCCAACATTGTGACTATGGAAACCGCACAGTTAAAGGTGTGTTGATTCACTatcaaaaaaagcacaaagatgtAAAAGCCAATGCTGACTTGGTTCGCAAGCATACTGCTGTTGTCCGAAGCCAGCGAGAACGGGCTCAAATGGTTCAGTCTGGAAACATGTCTGGAATACCCTCTACATATGATTTGGACAAAACTAAGGCACTTCGATCCTTAAAATGCAGACACTGTTCTTACACCTCTCCATATGTGTATGCTTTGAAGAAGCATCTTAAGAAGGATCACCCTACTGTCAAGGCCACAGCTATGACCATTTTACACTGGGCTTATGAAGATGGCATTTTAGAGGCTGGATATCACTGTGAATGGTGCATCTATTCCCATGCTGAACCAAGCGGGCTGCTTATGCATTACCAAAGACGTCACCCAGAGCACAACGTTGACTATACATATATGGCCAGCAAGTTGTGGGCTGGTCCAAATGCTACTTCCTCCCAGCAAGTGGAAAATTTGGACTCTAAACTCTACCAGTGCAGAGATTGTGCCTTTGAGGCTTGTTCCATCTGGGATATCACTAACCACTACCAAGCTGTGCATCCCTGGGTCATCAAAGGAAATGATTCTGTGCTCCTGGACATTATAAGAGGTAACCAAACAGCAGAGCAAATGAGGAGTCCTACTGACAAAGGGCCAGTCACTGGATCCAGTCCATATAACAACAATCATCTTGTGCATGATGAGGAGTCATTCGACATTACAGGACAGTCTGCAGAAGTTGTCCCTCAGCTGTCCTTTGCCAGTACTTCCATTTCAAATAATCCATACCAATGCACTGTTTGTCTTTCTGAATATAACAGCCTTCATGGACTGTTAACTCACTATGGCAAAAAACACCCAGGCATGAAAGTCAAGGCTGCTGACTTTGCACAAGAAGCAGACATCAATCCTGGTTCAGTTTATAAGTGTCGGCATTGTCCATACGTGAATTCTCGGATACATGGTGTGCTTACTCACTACCAAAAGAGGCATCCACTGGTCAAAGTTACTGCTGAGGATTTTGCTGATGACATTGAGCAAGTTATTGATATTAATGAAGGGGAAGAGAAGTCCAAATCTCAGAGACAAGGATATGGTGCTTACAGGTGCAAGATGTGTCCCTACACTCACGGAActttagaaaaactgaaaattcattATGAAAAGTATCACAATCAGCCAGCTTCAGATATGTTTGCCCCTTCCCTTGTAAATATCAATAAAGATGATACTGTTGCTGAGTGCAGCAGCACCAGTGTAGATGAAGTACAAGACATTACTGACTTTCAGCTGGCACTTGCTGAATTTCCCATtgacaaaggagaaaaacatgCTGTGTTCAAGTGTCAGCTTTGCAAATACTTCTGCTCCACTAGGAAAGGTATTGCTCGCCATTATCGCATCAAACACAATAATGTTcgggctcagcctgaaggaAAGAACAATGTCTTCAAGTGTGCGCTCTGTTCCTACACAAATCCTATTCGTAAAGGTTTGGCAGCACACTACCAGAAGCGACATGACATTGATGCATACTATACACATTGCTTGGCAGCCTCTAAAACCTTTGGTGAAAAGCCAAACAAAGTGGTGGTACCTGTTTCCTCTCAGGCCAGTGGACCTATACTGAGTGAGGAGCTGAGACTGGCTGTGGAAAGGAGGAAATGTTCTATTTGTACTTTCCAAACATTCAGCAAGAAGAGCATTATCtcacattacattaagagacatcCTGGGGTATTTCCTAAAAGACAGCACTCCAGCAAGCTTGGGCGCTACTTTACTGTAGTCTTTGCCCAGGAGCCAGAGAAACAAATTCCTGTGGAGAAGGAGAACCATACTGAGGAGAAGTTGGAGGAAGAGGTGGAGGGGGATATGGAATGGCTGCCATtcaagtgtttaaaatgtttcaagCTGTCTTTCAACACAGCAGAACTGCTCTGCATGCACTACACAGACTATCACAGCCAGAAATTCAAGCGGGACTTCACCACCCTTCTTGGTCCTACACAGGAGGAGGGGACAGAATGCTATGAATGTTCCCACTGTGAGCTCAAATTCCTTGCCCTTCAAGAACTCAGCACCCATCTGACTAATCACAATGAAGAGTTCCAGAAGAGGGTCATACGAGAGGAGAGAATAAGGCAGCTTTTAAGTAAGCCTAATgcaccagagcacctagaggccAAGGTGGAGAAG